Proteins encoded by one window of Arcobacter sp. LA11:
- a CDS encoding cell wall metabolism sensor histidine kinase WalK — protein MIPRKLKYRILFWFITIISTVVILFSILLYFILETTINKEVHKRLSNQAIYIHEHILDKEEKLKNIKKHVHFDVEILIRKEEEIIQKTKGFSFDNIESLYDLEKPFKIIEKDNFIEDAVYIKKISEPFNGVVLILKKNVHLEAEKIKEILWILNPILLLFILFISYKFIDKIFISIRDVSRVAKDISITNFSKTIPLPKDDDDDEIKELIESFNNMIERLKKGIDNLDRFNSDVSHELKTPLTVIRGEVEVTLKNKRSSKEYINSLKTILFETMQLEEIVENLLLLTKYSKESIQETFNTCNLDGLLLDVIYKYKRDLTKKSISLNISQLENIVYKGNCQLLSSIFLNLLDNAIKYSEVNTNITIELYKDENIHFIIKDEGIGIPKSELENILDRFYRVEKSRNKKIKGFGLGLSIVKNGVELHSGELEIFSIENKGTTIHIVL, from the coding sequence TTGATACCTAGAAAACTTAAGTATCGTATTTTATTTTGGTTTATTACGATTATATCTACTGTTGTGATTTTATTTAGTATTTTACTTTATTTTATTTTAGAAACTACTATAAATAAAGAAGTTCATAAACGTCTTTCAAATCAAGCTATTTATATACACGAACATATATTAGATAAAGAAGAAAAACTAAAAAATATAAAAAAACATGTACATTTTGATGTAGAAATATTAATACGAAAAGAAGAAGAAATTATTCAAAAAACAAAAGGTTTTAGTTTTGATAATATTGAGTCTCTATATGATTTAGAAAAGCCATTTAAGATAATTGAAAAAGATAATTTTATTGAAGATGCTGTCTATATAAAAAAGATTTCGGAACCTTTTAATGGAGTAGTTTTAATTTTAAAAAAGAATGTACATCTAGAAGCAGAAAAAATTAAAGAAATTTTATGGATACTTAATCCTATTCTCTTATTATTTATTTTATTTATTTCATACAAGTTTATAGATAAAATTTTTATCTCAATACGAGATGTTTCTAGAGTAGCTAAAGATATTAGTATTACTAATTTTTCTAAAACTATACCACTTCCAAAAGATGATGATGACGATGAAATAAAAGAATTAATTGAATCTTTTAATAATATGATAGAGAGGCTAAAAAAAGGTATTGATAATTTAGATCGGTTTAATAGTGATGTTTCACATGAGCTAAAAACTCCTCTTACTGTAATAAGAGGTGAGGTAGAAGTTACACTAAAAAATAAAAGAAGTTCTAAAGAGTATATTAACTCTTTAAAAACTATTTTATTTGAAACTATGCAATTAGAAGAGATAGTTGAAAATCTACTTTTACTTACAAAGTATTCAAAAGAGAGTATTCAAGAAACATTTAATACTTGTAATTTAGATGGTTTACTTTTAGATGTAATATATAAATACAAAAGAGATTTAACTAAAAAAAGTATTAGTTTAAATATTTCTCAATTAGAGAATATCGTCTATAAAGGTAATTGTCAACTTCTTAGTAGTATTTTTCTTAATTTATTAGATAATGCAATAAAGTACTCAGAAGTAAATACTAATATAACAATTGAACTTTATAAGGATGAGAATATTCATTTTATTATAAAAGATGAAGGAATAGGTATACCAAAATCTGAATTAGAAAATATCTTGGATAGATTTTATAGAGTTGAAAAATCAAGAAATAAGAAAATTAAAGGTTTTGGTCTTGGGCTTTCTATTGTAAAAAATGGAGTTGAATTACACTCTGGAGAATTAGAAATATTTTCAATTGAAAATAAAGGGACAACAATTCATATAGTTTTATAA
- a CDS encoding HD-GYP domain-containing protein encodes MSRKIEQEVKKLEILDTLIENNTNSSVIKKDIKTKANIFGIKFLQVFIDDELILENRNLYSKKLEERISKLDKISEDICTEIIDIDDGDIYFYYQSRINVGNKNIYVNILQKYDIEIVQLIKNELYFLLFIIFSNMIILIFAIFPLIYNQYKKVISSNNNLLLSYFNTITSLGTAISKRDGDTSEHNYRVTYYSYKIAKKINIEKERMGGLLIGSFLHDIGEIAIQDNILLKKDKLTKDEFEIMKTHVFHGMDIIKDIEWLNEANSIIKFHHEKIDGTGYPFGLKDKNIPLEARVFAIVDVFDALTSKRPYKEAINIYDSFEIIKNDIGTHFDKEIVKVFEEIYEDSFLYITQKNEKELKEIFYKQLKPYFFI; translated from the coding sequence ATGTCTCGCAAAATTGAACAGGAAGTAAAAAAACTAGAAATATTAGATACGTTAATAGAAAATAATACTAATAGTTCTGTCATAAAAAAAGATATAAAAACTAAAGCAAACATTTTTGGAATAAAATTTCTTCAAGTTTTTATTGATGATGAACTAATTTTAGAAAATAGAAATTTATATTCAAAAAAACTTGAAGAAAGAATATCAAAGCTTGATAAAATTTCAGAAGATATTTGTACAGAAATTATTGATATTGATGATGGAGATATATATTTTTATTATCAATCAAGAATAAATGTTGGGAATAAGAATATATATGTAAATATACTTCAAAAATATGATATAGAAATAGTTCAGTTAATTAAAAATGAATTATATTTTCTTTTATTTATTATTTTTAGTAATATGATTATATTAATATTTGCAATTTTTCCTTTAATATATAATCAATATAAAAAAGTTATTTCTTCTAATAATAACTTATTATTATCTTACTTTAATACAATAACCTCATTAGGTACAGCAATTTCTAAAAGAGATGGGGATACAAGTGAGCATAATTATAGAGTAACTTATTATAGTTATAAAATTGCAAAGAAAATAAATATTGAAAAAGAAAGAATGGGTGGTCTTTTAATTGGCTCATTTCTACATGATATTGGGGAAATTGCTATTCAAGATAATATTTTGTTAAAAAAAGATAAATTAACGAAAGATGAATTTGAAATTATGAAAACACATGTTTTTCATGGTATGGATATTATTAAAGATATAGAATGGTTAAATGAAGCAAATTCAATTATAAAATTTCATCATGAAAAAATTGATGGGACAGGTTATCCTTTTGGACTAAAAGATAAAAATATTCCTCTAGAAGCTAGAGTTTTTGCTATAGTTGATGTTTTTGATGCATTAACTTCAAAACGTCCATACAAAGAAGCAATAAATATTTATGATAGTTTTGAAATTATTAAAAATGATATAGGAACACATTTTGACAAAGAAATTGTAAAAGTATTTGAAGAAATTTATGAAGATTCTTTTTTATATATCACGCAAAAAAACGAAAAAGAATTAAAAGAGATATTTTATAAACAATTAAAACCATATTTTTTTATCTAA
- a CDS encoding aldehyde dehydrogenase family protein codes for MSTIEVTSPFDDSVVGEVPFGSVAEVETALDLARTTFDNHKNALPKYKRVEILEKVVEIMSSQVDELTKLCASEGGKPWIDSQVEVARAINGVKLAIEALGAQEGKEVAMGHTASSANRMAYTFKEPIGVVAAVSAFNHPFNLAVHQVIPAIAVGCSVIIKPATQTPMSAIRLVEILEEAGLPKGWAQAVVCDRKGGELLATSPKVNALTFIGSGAVGWYLNSKVAQGTRVALEHGGVAPVIVEPDADIDDLIPSIGKGGFYHAGQVCVSVQRVFVHESIVDEVAAKLSSYASKLVVGNQLDPKTEVGPLINNNEVNRVEEWVNEAKEKGGKILTGGNRISASCYEPTVILNPADDALVSTKEVFGPVVCVYSYSNIEEAFDRANQLEVSFQAAVFTKNIDTALRAVKRLNGTAVMVNDHTAFRVDWMPFGGAKASGLGLGGIHHSMEECSNEKMMVIKSPVL; via the coding sequence ATGAGTACAATTGAAGTAACATCACCATTTGATGATAGTGTTGTTGGAGAAGTTCCATTTGGATCAGTAGCTGAAGTAGAAACAGCTTTAGATTTAGCTAGAACAACTTTCGATAATCATAAAAATGCTCTTCCTAAATACAAAAGAGTTGAGATTTTAGAAAAAGTTGTTGAAATTATGTCATCACAAGTTGATGAATTAACAAAACTTTGTGCATCTGAAGGTGGAAAACCTTGGATTGATTCTCAAGTTGAAGTTGCACGTGCAATCAATGGTGTTAAGCTTGCTATTGAAGCTTTAGGAGCTCAAGAAGGTAAAGAAGTTGCTATGGGTCATACAGCATCATCAGCTAATAGAATGGCTTATACTTTCAAAGAACCTATTGGTGTTGTTGCTGCAGTTTCTGCATTTAATCACCCATTTAACTTAGCAGTACACCAAGTAATTCCTGCAATTGCTGTTGGTTGTTCTGTTATTATTAAACCTGCTACTCAAACTCCAATGTCAGCTATTAGATTAGTTGAAATTTTAGAAGAAGCTGGGCTTCCTAAAGGTTGGGCTCAAGCTGTAGTTTGTGATAGAAAAGGTGGAGAATTATTAGCTACATCACCAAAAGTAAATGCTTTAACATTTATTGGTTCTGGTGCTGTTGGTTGGTACTTAAACTCAAAAGTTGCTCAAGGTACGAGAGTTGCATTAGAGCATGGTGGAGTTGCACCAGTTATTGTTGAGCCTGATGCAGATATTGATGACTTAATTCCTTCTATTGGAAAAGGTGGTTTCTACCACGCTGGTCAAGTTTGTGTATCTGTTCAAAGAGTATTTGTACATGAATCAATTGTTGATGAAGTAGCAGCTAAACTTTCTTCTTATGCATCTAAATTAGTTGTGGGTAATCAATTAGACCCTAAAACTGAAGTTGGACCATTAATTAATAATAACGAAGTAAATAGAGTTGAAGAATGGGTTAACGAAGCAAAAGAAAAAGGTGGGAAAATCTTAACTGGTGGAAATAGAATTTCTGCATCTTGTTATGAGCCTACTGTAATTCTTAACCCTGCTGATGATGCTTTAGTTTCTACAAAAGAAGTATTTGGACCAGTTGTTTGTGTTTATTCATATTCTAATATTGAAGAAGCATTTGATAGAGCAAACCAATTAGAGGTATCTTTCCAAGCAGCTGTATTTACAAAAAATATTGACACTGCCTTAAGAGCTGTAAAAAGATTAAATGGCACTGCTGTAATGGTAAATGACCATACTGCATTTAGAGTTGACTGGATGCCATTTGGAGGAGCAAAAGCTTCAGGACTTGGACTTGGTGGAATTCACCACTCTATGGAAGAGTGTTCAAATGAAAAAATGATGGTTATTAAATCACCGGTTCTATAA